The region CCTGTTCCAGCTTGTCGCCGCGTGTCACTTCGAGAGAGGCGTTGTGCGCCTTGGCCAGCGTCTCGATCTCGGCCTCGATGCCTGCAGGGCCCATGTCTTCGGGGGGAGTGTCGACCATCCGGCGAACCAGATTGACCGCCTCCGCCTCGGCGATGGCGGGATCGATCGCCTTGGCATTCTTGGTCAGGAGCACGCGCGGACCGGCGGGCTCGGCATCGCTGCGATAGGCTGTGTTCTTGTACTGCGCCGTCTGCCAGCCGTGGAGCGCGGGGCCGGGCTCTCGGTCCGCCAGGCGATAGGTGCCTGCGGGCAGCACTTCGGCGAGCCGCGCGAGGCACCAGCTCGACAGGTTTTCCGGATCGGCGACGCCGCCTACGGCGAACCATGGCGCATCACCGCCAGGGGTCGCGGGGACGATCGCGGTTTCGTACCCCTTGCCGGTGAATCCTTGCCCATCGAGCATCGCGCGCTGCGTGTCGCTGAGCGTTTTTGCCCAGTCGGCAAAGCCGGATTCGTTGACGAGTTGAAGCTCGGTTGCGTTCTGTCCCTTATCGGGCTGTATCAAAGCGGTCTTTGTCATTGTATCGTGCATGGCGATGATGGCGCCTCGGCTCAACCGGATTCGCGCCGCGACAAGGGAATAGATTATTGATGGCCGGAAGTTTCACGAAGCTTCTGCTTGCAACCTGCGTGACGCTTGCCGCGTGTAGCTCGCCCGAAGAGCTCGAGAAACAGGCGGGGGTGGAGGATGACGAGACCTCCGCAACGGCGGGCAGGGGTGACGCAGCGGTCGCGACGCCGACCTCCACGCAAAGCGCCGCGCGCGAGATATCCGAAGAGACGGACCTCTACGCCTTCTCCTTCGCCTATCCCGAAACGCTGGGATCGATCCCGGCGCTCAAGGACCGGCTGGATGAGCAGGCCAATCGCGAGGAAGCGGACCTCCAGCGCGCTGCCCGCGATGCGAGTCGCGAAGCGCGCGAGGAAGGTTTCCCCTATAACCGCTACATGGTCACCATCGAATGGCGGCTGGCGGGCAAGACCGACGACTGGCTGAGCCTGGTGGAAAGGGGCGCGACCTATTTCGGCGGTGCGCACGGCAATTACGGTCTCAGCA is a window of Alteriqipengyuania lutimaris DNA encoding:
- a CDS encoding DUF4163 domain-containing protein, with translation MAGSFTKLLLATCVTLAACSSPEELEKQAGVEDDETSATAGRGDAAVATPTSTQSAAREISEETDLYAFSFAYPETLGSIPALKDRLDEQANREEADLQRAARDASREAREEGFPYNRYMVTIEWRLAGKTDDWLSLVERGATYFGGAHGNYGLSSVLWHSGAQRLLEPIVLFESQDALTEALGTRFCDALDAQRMARRGGEASDSDDIFDRCPSLEELELVLLTNGSRFDRLMLYAAPYVAGPYAEGDYEIELSVDDAIRAAVKPRYRDDFVS